A window of Micromonospora sp. WMMC415 genomic DNA:
CGGCGCAGCCGCCGGTGGCGGTGTGCGACACCGGTACACCCAGCCCGGCACCCACCTTGGCGGCCAGCTCGGCCAACCGGTGGCCGGCCGGCCCGTGCTCCCACGGCGGGGTGGGCGCGTGCACCGCCAGGTCGGCGCGTACGCCGGCGACTTGTGGCTCACTGACCAGGCGGCGGATCTCGGCGAGGGCGGCCTCGTACTCGCGGGTGTGCCACGCCCGTAGGTCGACCAGCATCCGCGCACGGTCGGGGACCACGTTGGGCCGGTCTCCCGAGGCGAGGTGCCCGACGTTGATCGTCACCCCGGGCCATCGACCGTTGAGGGCGTCCAGCGCGACGGCCAACCGCGCGGCGGCGACCAGGGCGTTCGCGCCCCGCTCCGGTTCGATGCCGGCGTGCGCGGCACGGCCCCGGAGGGTCACCTCCAGGTCGGCGACGCCCTTGCGGGCGGAGACCAGGTCGCCGTTGTCACGGGCGCACTCCAGGCAGAGCGCCACGTCGGCCTCGGCGCCGAGGGTACGCAGCAGCGGCCGGCTCCCCGGGGAGCCGATCTCCTCGTCCGGGGTGCAGACGAGCAGCAGCTCGCCGTACCCGTCGAGGCCGAGGTGGGCCAGCACCTCGACGGCGGCCAGGCCGGCGAGCACGCCGCCCTTGTCGTCGCTGACCCCCGGCCCGTACGCCCGGCCGTCCTGCACGCGGAACGGGCGGGCGGCGGC
This region includes:
- a CDS encoding M20/M25/M40 family metallo-hydrolase, whose protein sequence is MSVHNPVVESAELLAAAGDRLASYHQRLAQLVAVDSGSGHVDGLRQVADLVQTWCLAAGLAVEREPVTHRGGAPLGDVLVGRRRGRGDRRILLVGHLDTVFPPGTAAARPFRVQDGRAYGPGVSDDKGGVLAGLAAVEVLAHLGLDGYGELLLVCTPDEEIGSPGSRPLLRTLGAEADVALCLECARDNGDLVSARKGVADLEVTLRGRAAHAGIEPERGANALVAAARLAVALDALNGRWPGVTINVGHLASGDRPNVVPDRARMLVDLRAWHTREYEAALAEIRRLVSEPQVAGVRADLAVHAPTPPWEHGPAGHRLAELAAKVGAGLGVPVSHTATGGCADANLLAEAGAAVLDGLGPVGGADHSPAEWLDLDSVVPRTALLAGLVHEVSRGWTVTR